In Salinarimonas sp., a genomic segment contains:
- the flgH gene encoding flagellar basal body L-ring protein FlgH, with amino-acid sequence MIRAVPTIRTALARSLALLAATTLAACSSTLGEINQAPGFTPVGAGLTTAHAALPVSQPAAQGPGAYHSLWSDRRENLFADSRAMTVGDVITVRIAIDDEASLDNESRRSRDSGVGFGLGFGFGIDGAGTSGDFGADLSTNSQSRGRGSVGRAERIVVSVAAVVTNVLPNGNLLISGSQEVRVNYEMRVLSVAGIVRPRDISPRNTIRYDQIAEARISYGGAGRVTEVQQPGWGQQLYDRVTPF; translated from the coding sequence ATGATCCGCGCAGTTCCCACGATCCGCACGGCCCTCGCGCGCAGCCTCGCCCTCCTCGCCGCCACCACGCTCGCCGCCTGCTCCTCGACGCTCGGCGAGATCAACCAGGCGCCGGGCTTCACCCCCGTCGGGGCCGGCCTCACCACGGCGCACGCGGCGCTGCCGGTGTCGCAGCCGGCGGCGCAGGGGCCGGGCGCCTATCATTCGCTGTGGAGCGACCGGCGCGAGAACCTCTTCGCCGACAGCCGCGCCATGACGGTCGGCGACGTGATCACGGTGCGCATCGCCATCGACGACGAGGCGAGCCTCGACAACGAATCCCGTCGCTCCCGCGATTCCGGTGTCGGCTTCGGGCTCGGCTTCGGCTTCGGCATCGACGGCGCGGGAACGAGCGGCGATTTCGGCGCGGACCTCTCCACCAACTCGCAGAGCCGCGGGCGCGGCTCGGTGGGGCGCGCGGAGCGCATCGTGGTCTCCGTCGCGGCCGTGGTCACCAACGTGCTGCCGAACGGCAACCTGCTGATCTCCGGCTCGCAGGAGGTGCGGGTGAACTACGAGATGCGCGTGCTCTCGGTCGCCGGCATCGTGCGCCCGCGCGACATCTCGCCCCGCAACACCATCCGCTACGACCAGATCGCCGAGGCGCGCATCTCCTACGGCGGCGCGGGCCGGGTCACCGAGGTGCAGCAGCCCGGCTGGGGCCAGCAGCTCTACGACCGCGTCACGCCGTTCTGA
- a CDS encoding aldolase/citrate lyase family protein: MPANHLKRLWAEGRCALGVFATIPSVEVIQILAATGLDFVLIDMEHAPIGPAEASRMIAATNGTGLTPLVRVPALSAQAAKAPLDFGAMGICFPFVSTPADAETAVRAVRYPPDGDRGWGPFYAPMRWDLSMRAYQDAADAEILTMATLESPAALETLDAILATPGLDCACLGLGDLATALGHRGRVDHPQVRAAAARMERAARDTPVALGGAAASAEEANAMIARGYRLLSLGFDWALLQRGIEGAVAGVAR, from the coding sequence GTGCCTGCGAACCATCTGAAGCGTTTGTGGGCGGAAGGCCGCTGCGCGCTCGGCGTCTTCGCCACCATACCGAGCGTCGAGGTGATCCAGATCCTCGCCGCCACGGGTCTCGACTTCGTGCTGATCGACATGGAGCACGCGCCCATCGGCCCCGCCGAGGCGAGCCGGATGATCGCCGCGACGAACGGCACCGGGCTCACGCCGCTCGTGCGCGTGCCGGCTCTGTCCGCGCAGGCCGCCAAGGCGCCGCTCGATTTCGGCGCGATGGGGATCTGCTTCCCCTTCGTGAGCACGCCCGCGGACGCGGAGACGGCCGTGCGCGCCGTGCGCTATCCGCCGGACGGCGATCGCGGCTGGGGCCCGTTCTACGCCCCGATGCGCTGGGACCTCTCCATGCGGGCCTACCAGGACGCCGCCGACGCCGAGATCCTGACCATGGCGACCCTCGAATCACCCGCGGCCCTGGAGACCCTCGACGCGATCCTCGCCACGCCCGGCCTGGATTGCGCCTGCCTGGGGCTCGGCGATCTCGCCACCGCGCTCGGGCATCGCGGCCGCGTCGACCACCCGCAGGTCCGCGCGGCGGCGGCGCGCATGGAGCGCGCGGCGCGCGACACACCGGTCGCGCTCGGCGGCGCCGCGGCAAGCGCCGAGGAGGCGAACGCCATGATCGCTCGCGGTTACCGGCTCCTCTCGCTCGGCTTCGACTGGGCCCTGCTGCAGCGCGGCATCGAGGGTGCGGTGGCGGGCGTCGCACGTTGA
- a CDS encoding branched-chain amino acid ABC transporter permease encodes MLGLNKKDTSLFLIVLGMTLFAPFILNPFPVDSDLAQFNAGYPDLMQRFLIFGIFAIGFNILFGLTGYLSFGHAAFLGVGSYAGVWMMKLLTMNVVPAIVVSVIVAGLFSLFVGWISLRRSGIYFSILTLAFAQMSFALAYSVLTPVTGGETGLQLSLSDPRVLGVGATPEGSIPLTNFFGLEMRDSWEPALGGWLFTFNAGYYLCAVLMLVAFYVAIRIFRSPFGMMLKAVKSNQQRMQYTGLNPKPYTLAAFVISGMYAGLAGGLMVSMDPLAGAERMFWTASGEVVLMTILGGAGTLIGPVLGAGFIKYMENIVSKINEGILHAWFAFLPDGLEDFVVAVFYPFVGKGWHLTLGIMFMLVVIFLPGGIVEGGQRIGRLFRRRPAEPKGRPVGAPSSSAAE; translated from the coding sequence ATGCTCGGACTGAACAAGAAGGACACCTCGCTGTTCCTGATCGTGCTGGGGATGACGCTCTTCGCGCCCTTCATCCTCAACCCGTTCCCGGTCGATTCGGATCTCGCGCAGTTCAACGCCGGCTATCCGGACCTGATGCAGCGCTTCCTGATCTTCGGGATCTTCGCCATCGGCTTCAACATCCTGTTCGGGCTCACCGGCTACCTGTCGTTCGGCCACGCGGCCTTCCTCGGGGTCGGCTCCTATGCCGGCGTGTGGATGATGAAGCTGCTCACGATGAACGTCGTGCCGGCGATCGTCGTCTCGGTGATCGTCGCCGGCCTGTTCTCGCTGTTCGTCGGCTGGATCTCGCTCAGGCGCTCGGGCATCTACTTCTCGATCCTCACCCTCGCCTTCGCGCAGATGTCCTTCGCGCTGGCCTATTCCGTGCTCACCCCCGTCACCGGCGGCGAGACCGGCCTGCAGCTCTCGCTGTCGGATCCCCGCGTGCTCGGCGTCGGCGCCACGCCCGAGGGCTCGATCCCGCTGACGAACTTCTTCGGCCTCGAGATGCGCGACAGCTGGGAGCCGGCGCTCGGCGGGTGGCTGTTCACCTTCAACGCCGGGTACTATCTGTGCGCCGTGCTGATGCTGGTGGCCTTCTACGTGGCGATCCGCATCTTCCGCTCGCCCTTCGGCATGATGCTCAAGGCGGTCAAGTCGAACCAGCAGCGCATGCAGTACACGGGCCTCAACCCGAAGCCCTACACGCTCGCGGCCTTCGTCATCTCGGGCATGTATGCCGGCCTCGCCGGCGGCCTGATGGTGTCGATGGACCCGCTGGCGGGCGCCGAGCGCATGTTCTGGACGGCGTCGGGCGAGGTCGTGCTGATGACCATCCTCGGCGGCGCCGGCACGCTGATCGGCCCGGTGCTCGGCGCCGGCTTCATCAAGTACATGGAGAACATCGTCTCCAAGATCAACGAAGGCATCCTGCACGCCTGGTTCGCCTTCCTGCCGGACGGGCTGGAGGACTTCGTCGTCGCCGTCTTCTATCCCTTCGTCGGCAAGGGCTGGCACCTGACGCTGGGCATCATGTTCATGCTCGTCGTCATCTTCCTGCCGGGCGGCATCGTCGAGGGCGGCCAGCGCATCGGGCGGCTGTTCCGCCGGCGCCCGGCCGAGCCGAAGGGGCGCCCGGTGGGCGCGCCCTCCTCCAGCGCCGCGGAGTGA
- a CDS encoding SDR family NAD(P)-dependent oxidoreductase: MPPSPFPPPALVVTGATSGIGYAIARLFVERGWRVFGSARRPEDAERLERELGPGFRALLFDVTDADAVAEAAERVRGALDGRRLAGVVANAGIGIPAPLELQSVEDWRHQVEANLIGTMITAKTFLPLVGTDPALTGPKGRIVTMSSLGGKLGQPFVTAYIASKFGIEGFSEALRRELSPFEIPVIVMAPSAVATPVWEKVARQDVGRFDATPYGPAFRSALGGMVENAPRRGLSAEAVAQATFEAVTAKRPRLRYAPAANPLLESVLLPLLPKRLVDAVMRRQMRKAGERRG, from the coding sequence ATGCCCCCGTCCCCCTTTCCACCCCCCGCCCTCGTCGTCACCGGCGCGACCTCCGGCATCGGCTACGCCATCGCGCGGCTGTTCGTGGAGCGCGGCTGGCGCGTGTTCGGCTCGGCGAGACGCCCGGAGGACGCCGAGCGGCTCGAGCGGGAGCTCGGGCCGGGCTTCCGGGCGCTGCTCTTCGACGTCACCGACGCCGACGCGGTCGCAGAGGCGGCGGAGCGCGTGCGCGGGGCGCTCGACGGGCGGCGGCTCGCGGGGGTGGTCGCCAATGCCGGCATCGGCATCCCGGCGCCGCTCGAGCTGCAATCCGTCGAGGACTGGCGCCACCAGGTCGAGGCCAACCTGATCGGCACGATGATCACGGCCAAGACCTTCCTGCCCCTCGTCGGCACGGACCCGGCGCTCACCGGCCCCAAGGGGCGGATCGTCACCATGTCCTCGCTCGGCGGCAAGCTCGGGCAGCCCTTCGTGACCGCCTACATCGCCTCCAAGTTCGGGATCGAGGGCTTCTCCGAGGCGCTGCGACGCGAGCTCTCGCCCTTCGAGATCCCGGTGATCGTGATGGCGCCCTCCGCGGTGGCGACGCCGGTGTGGGAGAAGGTCGCGCGCCAGGACGTCGGGCGCTTCGACGCGACGCCCTACGGCCCCGCCTTCCGCTCGGCGCTGGGCGGCATGGTGGAGAACGCCCCCAGGCGCGGCCTCTCGGCCGAGGCGGTGGCGCAGGCGACCTTCGAGGCCGTCACCGCGAAGCGCCCGCGGCTGCGCTACGCGCCGGCGGCGAATCCGCTCCTCGAGAGCGTGCTCTTGCCGCTCCTGCCCAAGCGCCTCGTCGACGCGGTGATGCGCCGGCAGATGCGCAAGGCCGGCGAGCGGCGGGGCTGA
- a CDS encoding flagellar basal body-associated FliL family protein translates to MKALPAPARVDGDALPSARGRRATGNADGASGAGFAAALVLLTGLAVATGAGLGLTLGEIRLPEPDDAVVSAVEARYGEGVSLVRMEPVVANLREPSDTWVRVDAALILEGVEPEAAGTLAAEIAGDTLAWLRTLPLARLEGASGLAFLREDLAERAHTRSDGRVREVVIETLVVQ, encoded by the coding sequence ATGAAGGCTCTCCCCGCTCCCGCCCGCGTCGACGGCGACGCCCTGCCCTCCGCCCGCGGCCGGCGTGCGACGGGGAACGCGGACGGCGCCTCCGGCGCCGGCTTCGCCGCGGCGCTCGTGCTGCTCACCGGTCTCGCCGTCGCCACCGGCGCCGGCCTCGGCCTCACGCTCGGCGAGATCCGCCTGCCCGAGCCGGACGACGCCGTCGTCTCCGCCGTCGAGGCGCGCTACGGCGAGGGCGTCTCGCTGGTGCGGATGGAGCCCGTCGTCGCCAACCTGCGCGAGCCCTCCGACACCTGGGTGCGCGTCGACGCGGCGCTGATCCTCGAGGGCGTCGAGCCCGAGGCGGCGGGGACCCTCGCCGCCGAGATCGCCGGCGACACGCTCGCCTGGCTGCGCACCCTGCCGCTGGCGCGGCTCGAGGGCGCGAGCGGCCTCGCCTTCCTGCGCGAGGACCTCGCCGAGCGCGCGCACACCCGCTCGGACGGGCGCGTGCGCGAGGTCGTCATCGAGACCCTGGTGGTGCAATGA
- the fliP gene encoding flagellar type III secretion system pore protein FliP (The bacterial flagellar biogenesis protein FliP forms a type III secretion system (T3SS)-type pore required for flagellar assembly.), whose protein sequence is MSRRRALLLGLPLGLAGLALLAGPAAAQSGFDLASLLPEGEGSTTGRIVQLVALLTVLSIAPGLMIMVTSFVRFVVALSFLRAGMGLQSTPANLVLISLALFMTFYVMAPTFDRAWAEGIEPLIAEEIGEEEAFERTVEPFREFMLAHVREEDLAMFQELAQASFVSEAVAQEGAMQGAMEGATALAGEDETVDLRTLIPAFMISELRRGFEIGFIIALPFLVIDIMVATIVMSMGMMMMPPTVISLPFKILFFVLIDGWNILIGGLVRSYF, encoded by the coding sequence ATGAGCCGGCGGCGCGCCCTCCTCCTCGGCCTTCCGCTCGGCCTCGCCGGCCTCGCGCTCCTCGCCGGCCCGGCGGCGGCGCAGTCGGGCTTCGACCTCGCGAGCCTGCTGCCGGAGGGCGAGGGCTCGACGACGGGCCGCATCGTCCAGCTCGTCGCGCTGCTCACGGTGCTCTCGATCGCGCCGGGGCTGATGATCATGGTCACGAGCTTCGTGCGCTTCGTCGTCGCCCTCTCCTTCCTGCGCGCCGGCATGGGCCTGCAATCGACGCCGGCGAACCTCGTCCTGATCTCGCTCGCCCTGTTCATGACCTTCTACGTCATGGCGCCGACCTTCGACCGCGCCTGGGCGGAGGGCATCGAGCCGCTGATCGCCGAGGAGATCGGCGAGGAGGAAGCCTTCGAGCGCACGGTGGAGCCGTTCCGGGAGTTCATGCTCGCCCACGTGCGCGAGGAGGACCTCGCCATGTTCCAGGAGCTGGCGCAGGCGAGCTTCGTCTCGGAGGCGGTGGCGCAGGAGGGCGCGATGCAGGGCGCGATGGAGGGCGCGACGGCGCTCGCCGGGGAGGACGAGACGGTCGACCTGCGCACCCTCATCCCCGCCTTCATGATCTCCGAGCTGCGCCGCGGCTTCGAGATCGGCTTCATCATCGCCCTGCCCTTCCTCGTCATCGACATCATGGTGGCGACGATCGTCATGTCGATGGGCATGATGATGATGCCGCCCACCGTCATCTCGCTGCCGTTCAAGATCCTGTTCTTCGTGCTGATCGACGGATGGAACATCCTCATCGGCGGGCTGGTGCGGTCCTACTTCTAG
- a CDS encoding branched-chain amino acid ABC transporter permease encodes MDAIILQILNGLDKGSAYALIALGLTLIFGTLGVVNFAHGALFMLGAFCAVTLSRLLAISHETVDPTRTDFLGNPLKVQTPYVEEWFGPEIGQTIIEWSVPLGILFAIPIMIAAGLAMERGLIRYFYKRPHADQILVTFGLAIVLQEIVKYFFGANPIPTPAPPALVGSLDFGVLIGFDAGQIIYPYWRLIYFIFAAILIGGVFAFLQFTTFGMVVRAGMADRETVGLLGINIDKRFTIMFAIAAVVAGLAGVMYAPINSPNYHMGMDFLVLSFVVVVVGGMGSLGGAVLAGFVLGILESFASMPQVTSVIPGINQIVIYLVAIIILLTRPRGLLGRKGVME; translated from the coding sequence ATGGACGCGATCATCCTCCAGATCCTCAACGGGCTCGACAAGGGCTCGGCCTACGCGCTCATCGCGCTCGGGCTGACGCTCATCTTCGGCACGCTCGGCGTCGTGAACTTCGCCCACGGGGCGCTGTTCATGCTCGGCGCCTTCTGCGCCGTGACGCTGTCGCGCCTGCTCGCCATCTCCCACGAGACCGTCGATCCGACGCGAACGGACTTCCTTGGCAACCCCCTCAAGGTCCAGACGCCCTATGTCGAGGAGTGGTTCGGACCGGAGATCGGCCAGACGATCATCGAATGGTCGGTGCCGCTCGGCATCCTGTTCGCGATCCCGATCATGATCGCGGCCGGCCTCGCCATGGAGCGCGGGCTGATCCGCTACTTCTACAAGCGCCCGCACGCCGACCAGATCCTGGTCACCTTCGGCCTCGCGATCGTGCTCCAGGAGATCGTCAAGTACTTCTTCGGGGCGAACCCGATCCCCACCCCCGCGCCTCCGGCGCTCGTCGGCTCGCTCGACTTCGGCGTGCTGATCGGCTTCGATGCGGGGCAGATCATCTATCCCTACTGGCGGCTGATCTACTTCATCTTCGCCGCGATCCTGATCGGCGGGGTGTTCGCCTTCCTGCAATTCACCACGTTCGGCATGGTGGTGCGCGCCGGCATGGCCGACCGCGAGACGGTGGGGCTGCTCGGCATCAACATCGACAAGCGCTTCACCATCATGTTCGCCATCGCCGCGGTGGTGGCCGGCCTCGCCGGGGTGATGTACGCGCCGATCAACTCGCCGAACTACCACATGGGCATGGACTTCCTGGTCCTGTCCTTCGTCGTGGTCGTCGTCGGCGGCATGGGCTCGCTCGGCGGCGCGGTGCTCGCGGGGTTCGTGCTCGGCATCCTCGAGAGCTTCGCCTCGATGCCGCAGGTCACGAGCGTGATCCCGGGCATCAACCAGATCGTGATCTACCTCGTCGCGATCATCATCCTTCTCACGCGGCCGCGCGGTCTCCTGGGCCGCAAGGGCGTCATGGAGTAG
- a CDS encoding methyl-accepting chemotaxis protein: MSFLARFRITTKILSVIAVLGLVAVIISGVAVTSLGSLSRATDTMNAYSERALLAARMNTSMLAVGREQFRLVSDPRPQARDEAKAALEQELATLEERLAALEAVATDAERTALAAVRADVVAYERGLEILFAAAAAVTSVDASAEVEALRRAAAANSVIADDLRDHARALAEGLSDRVAAASDAATAEYHASTAIILVVAGIGIAAGLAVGAAIAHLGIGRPLRAIVDILKRLADAEYQIAVPGTERGDEVGDVARAALTFKENGLEAERLRAETADQQAARERRQKAIDAAIARFEKAADAVTATLDKSSSELSESARAMSATAEETTNQATAVAAASEQAASNVENVAASSTELASTVQEVGRQVSETATLAGGAADQAGVTVQKVGRLTDAAQRIGDIVGLIQQIAEQTNLLALNATIEAARAGEAGKGFAVVAAEVKSLAAQTAKATDEIAEQIRGIQDVTGDAAASIEQIAEAIRTLNSYASGIAAAVEEQNVATQEIARNVAEASAGTNEVSSNIVGVRQAAATTGSAAEQILGSAESLDAQAGELRARVTEFLQAVRAA; this comes from the coding sequence ATGTCCTTCCTCGCGCGCTTCCGGATCACGACGAAGATCCTGTCCGTCATCGCCGTCCTCGGCCTCGTCGCCGTGATCATCTCCGGCGTCGCCGTCACCTCGCTCGGCTCGCTGTCGCGCGCCACCGACACGATGAACGCCTATTCCGAGCGCGCGCTGCTCGCGGCGCGCATGAACACCTCCATGCTGGCGGTGGGGCGCGAGCAGTTCCGCCTCGTCTCCGACCCGCGGCCGCAGGCGCGCGACGAGGCCAAGGCGGCGCTCGAGCAGGAGCTCGCGACGCTGGAGGAGCGCCTCGCCGCGCTCGAAGCGGTGGCGACCGACGCCGAGCGCACCGCGCTCGCGGCCGTGCGCGCCGACGTCGTCGCCTACGAGCGCGGGCTCGAGATCCTCTTCGCCGCCGCCGCCGCGGTGACGAGCGTCGATGCGAGCGCGGAGGTGGAGGCGTTGCGCCGGGCCGCCGCCGCGAACTCCGTCATCGCCGACGACCTGCGCGACCACGCCCGCGCATTGGCGGAGGGCCTCTCCGACCGCGTCGCCGCGGCGTCCGACGCCGCCACGGCCGAGTATCACGCCTCGACGGCGATCATCCTCGTCGTCGCGGGCATCGGGATCGCGGCCGGCCTCGCGGTCGGCGCCGCGATCGCGCATCTGGGCATCGGCAGGCCGCTGCGCGCCATCGTCGACATCCTCAAGCGCCTCGCCGACGCCGAATACCAGATCGCGGTGCCCGGAACGGAGCGCGGCGACGAGGTCGGCGACGTCGCCCGCGCGGCGCTGACCTTCAAGGAGAACGGCCTCGAGGCCGAGCGCCTGCGCGCCGAGACGGCGGACCAGCAGGCCGCCCGCGAGCGCCGCCAGAAGGCGATCGACGCCGCGATCGCCCGCTTCGAGAAGGCGGCGGACGCCGTCACCGCCACCCTCGACAAGTCCTCCTCCGAGCTCTCCGAGAGCGCCCGGGCCATGTCGGCCACGGCGGAGGAGACGACGAACCAGGCGACCGCCGTCGCCGCGGCCTCCGAGCAGGCGGCCTCCAACGTCGAGAACGTCGCCGCGTCCTCCACCGAGCTCGCCTCGACCGTGCAGGAGGTCGGCCGGCAGGTCTCGGAAACCGCGACGCTCGCCGGCGGCGCTGCCGACCAGGCCGGCGTCACGGTGCAGAAGGTCGGCCGCCTCACCGACGCCGCCCAGCGCATCGGCGACATCGTCGGGCTGATCCAGCAGATCGCCGAGCAGACCAATCTCCTCGCGCTCAACGCCACGATCGAGGCGGCGCGCGCCGGCGAGGCCGGCAAGGGCTTCGCGGTGGTCGCCGCCGAGGTGAAGTCGCTCGCCGCGCAGACCGCCAAGGCGACGGACGAGATCGCCGAGCAGATCCGCGGCATCCAGGACGTCACCGGCGACGCCGCCGCCTCGATCGAGCAGATCGCCGAGGCGATCCGCACGCTCAACAGCTACGCCTCGGGCATCGCCGCGGCCGTCGAGGAGCAGAACGTCGCGACGCAGGAGATCGCCCGCAACGTGGCCGAGGCCTCGGCGGGCACCAACGAGGTCTCCTCCAACATCGTCGGCGTGCGCCAGGCCGCGGCGACGACGGGCTCCGCCGCCGAGCAGATTCTCGGCTCCGCCGAGAGCCTCGACGCCCAGGCGGGCGAGCTGCGCGCGCGGGTGACGGAGTTTCTCCAGGCCGTGCGGGCCGCCTGA
- a CDS encoding substrate-binding protein, with protein sequence MSKFTIDRRGLIKSTAAIGAGLAMPHVFTRNANAFTNEPTGSTVTLGFNVPQSGPYADEGLEQLRAYQLAVEHLNGEGDGGMLNTFSSKALSGNGILGKKVQYVTGDTQTKTDAARASARSMIEKDGVVMITGGSSSGPAVAVQALCQEAGVIFMAGLTHANDTTGKDRKANGFRHFFNSYMSGAALAPVLKNAYGADRNAYYITADYNWGYTTEQAIREATEAVGWNTVETVLTPLTATDFSSYIAPVLNSDADVLVLVHYGGNMVNSLTNAVQFGLRERQKNGKQFEIVVPLYSELMAKGAGANMKGIFGSQNWDWKLENVFGEKYSGTNAFVRSYGEKYGVPPGQAAHTGYVQALLYADAVERAGSFNPCAVVEALEDFEFDGLGNGPTLYRGADHQCFKDVVVVKGKENPENEFDLVEIVEMTPTEQVTYDPDHPQFAGGELGSCNAGA encoded by the coding sequence ATGAGCAAGTTCACCATCGACCGACGCGGCCTGATCAAGAGCACGGCGGCCATCGGCGCCGGCCTCGCGATGCCGCACGTGTTCACGCGCAACGCCAACGCCTTCACCAACGAGCCGACCGGCTCCACCGTCACCCTCGGCTTCAACGTCCCGCAGAGCGGCCCCTACGCCGACGAGGGCCTCGAGCAGCTGCGCGCCTACCAGCTCGCCGTCGAGCACCTCAACGGCGAGGGCGACGGCGGCATGCTGAACACGTTCTCGTCCAAGGCGCTGTCGGGCAACGGCATCCTCGGCAAGAAGGTGCAGTACGTCACCGGCGACACGCAGACGAAGACCGACGCCGCCCGCGCCTCCGCGCGCTCCATGATCGAGAAGGACGGCGTCGTCATGATCACCGGCGGGTCCTCGTCCGGCCCCGCGGTGGCCGTGCAGGCGCTCTGCCAGGAGGCCGGCGTGATCTTCATGGCGGGCCTCACGCACGCCAACGACACCACCGGCAAGGACCGCAAGGCCAACGGCTTCCGGCACTTCTTCAACTCCTACATGTCCGGCGCCGCGCTCGCGCCGGTGCTGAAGAACGCCTACGGCGCCGACCGCAACGCCTACTACATCACCGCCGACTACAATTGGGGCTACACGACCGAGCAGGCGATCCGCGAGGCCACCGAGGCCGTCGGCTGGAACACGGTCGAGACCGTGCTCACCCCGCTGACCGCGACCGACTTCTCGTCCTACATCGCGCCGGTGCTGAACTCCGACGCCGACGTGCTGGTCCTGGTGCACTACGGCGGCAACATGGTGAATTCGCTCACCAACGCCGTGCAGTTCGGCCTGCGCGAGCGCCAGAAGAACGGCAAGCAGTTCGAGATCGTCGTGCCGCTCTACTCCGAGCTGATGGCCAAGGGCGCCGGCGCCAACATGAAGGGCATCTTCGGCTCCCAGAACTGGGACTGGAAGCTCGAGAACGTGTTCGGCGAGAAGTATTCCGGCACCAACGCCTTCGTGCGCTCCTACGGCGAGAAGTACGGCGTCCCGCCGGGCCAGGCCGCACACACCGGCTACGTGCAGGCTCTTCTCTATGCCGACGCCGTCGAGCGCGCCGGGTCGTTCAACCCCTGCGCCGTCGTCGAGGCGCTGGAGGACTTCGAGTTCGACGGGCTGGGCAACGGCCCGACGCTCTATCGCGGCGCCGACCACCAGTGCTTCAAGGACGTGGTCGTCGTGAAGGGCAAGGAGAACCCGGAGAACGAGTTCGACCTCGTCGAGATCGTCGAGATGACGCCGACGGAGCAGGTCACCTACGACCCCGACCATCCGCAGTTCGCCGGCGGCGAACTCGGCAGCTGCAACGCGGGCGCCTGA
- a CDS encoding Do family serine endopeptidase: METNSPDRATRRRVASPRTTLLAAVAIGALGATGLGAGHLATATPVQAQTSQTPSGALTLEAPDMRVPSFADVVERVRPAVVSVRTRFGSEVAMTTGPNIPGLPPGFEPPEGSPLEEFFERFRGGRGEGPAPRRMPRRGGQGSGFFISGDGYLVTNNHVVENAETVEVLMDNGTSLDAEIVGVDPKTDLALLKVEERNEPFAYVEFAPAAPRVGDWVVAIGNPFGLGGTVTAGIVSARGRDIGAGPYDDFLQIDAPVNQGNSGGPAFDQSGQVIGVNTAISSPTGGNVGIAFAIPSETVQRIVAQLRETGEVERGFLGVQIQPVSEDIAAGVGLDEAEGAIVGQVTPDSPAAEAGFEVGDIVLAVNGDTIEDARDLSRTIAFMDPGETVEVTVFRDGERRTVEVTIGRMPSEPVVTAAREPEAEDFNDLGLKLAPVEGDMEGVAVVEIDPEGPGFEKGLAEGDVIAEVGGEPVANPDEVDAALAQAEEEGREAVLVRIERDGASRFIAFRLPIG, from the coding sequence ATGGAAACGAACTCCCCCGACCGCGCGACGCGTCGGCGCGTCGCGTCGCCCCGCACGACGCTCCTCGCCGCCGTCGCCATCGGCGCGCTCGGCGCGACCGGGCTCGGCGCCGGCCACCTCGCGACCGCGACGCCCGTCCAGGCCCAGACCTCGCAGACCCCGTCGGGCGCGCTGACGCTCGAGGCGCCGGACATGCGCGTGCCCTCCTTCGCCGACGTCGTCGAGCGCGTGCGCCCGGCCGTCGTCTCCGTGCGCACCCGCTTCGGCTCCGAGGTCGCCATGACGACCGGGCCGAACATCCCCGGCCTGCCGCCGGGCTTCGAGCCGCCCGAGGGCAGCCCCCTCGAGGAGTTCTTCGAGCGCTTCCGCGGCGGCCGGGGCGAGGGCCCCGCGCCGCGCCGCATGCCGCGCCGGGGCGGCCAGGGCTCGGGCTTCTTCATCTCGGGCGACGGCTATCTCGTCACCAACAACCACGTCGTCGAGAACGCCGAGACGGTCGAGGTCCTGATGGACAACGGCACGTCGCTCGACGCGGAGATCGTCGGCGTCGACCCGAAGACCGACCTCGCGCTGCTCAAGGTCGAGGAGCGGAACGAGCCCTTCGCCTATGTCGAGTTCGCCCCCGCCGCGCCGCGCGTCGGCGACTGGGTGGTCGCCATCGGCAACCCGTTCGGGCTCGGCGGCACCGTCACCGCCGGCATCGTCTCGGCGCGCGGGCGCGACATCGGCGCCGGCCCCTACGACGACTTCCTGCAGATCGACGCGCCGGTGAACCAGGGCAATTCCGGCGGCCCGGCCTTCGACCAGTCCGGCCAGGTGATCGGCGTCAACACCGCCATCTCCTCGCCGACCGGCGGCAACGTCGGCATCGCCTTCGCGATCCCCTCCGAGACGGTCCAGCGCATCGTCGCGCAGCTGCGCGAGACGGGCGAGGTCGAGCGCGGCTTCCTCGGCGTGCAGATCCAGCCGGTGAGCGAGGACATCGCCGCCGGCGTCGGCCTCGACGAGGCCGAGGGCGCCATCGTCGGCCAGGTGACCCCGGACAGCCCCGCGGCCGAGGCCGGCTTCGAGGTCGGCGACATCGTCCTCGCCGTGAACGGCGACACGATCGAGGACGCCCGCGACCTGTCGCGCACCATCGCCTTCATGGATCCGGGCGAGACCGTCGAGGTCACCGTGTTCCGCGACGGCGAGCGCCGGACCGTCGAGGTCACGATCGGCCGCATGCCGAGCGAGCCGGTGGTCACCGCCGCCCGCGAGCCGGAGGCGGAGGACTTCAACGATCTCGGCCTGAAGCTCGCCCCCGTGGAGGGCGACATGGAGGGCGTCGCGGTCGTCGAGATCGACCCCGAGGGGCCGGGCTTCGAGAAGGGCCTCGCCGAGGGCGACGTCATCGCCGAGGTCGGCGGCGAGCCCGTGGCGAATCCGGACGAGGTCGACGCCGCGCTGGCGCAGGCCGAGGAGGAGGGCCGCGAGGCGGTGCTGGTGCGCATCGAGCGCGACGGCGCCTCCCGCTTCATCGCCTTCCGCCTGCCGATCGGCTGA